A genome region from Jeongeupia sp. HS-3 includes the following:
- a CDS encoding BadF/BadG/BcrA/BcrD ATPase family protein, translated as MSQIEYLIGVDGGGTGTRICISGLDGIEKIRAEAGASALGQGVDKAWTNILQAINDGFAAIGVTAPDFSRCAVGLGLSGVHNRAWADEFEQKNPGFAKIIVETDGFSTLLGAHKGEFGAIIAIGTGSIGEAWLADGTRLEVGGWGFPTSDEGSGAYLGLKAINHVQRVFDGRQPVTDFSRKLMSVVGETKEAIFAWMGQMKQGECASLSPIVVEFGERDLVAESFLLDAGREIEIIGQALRRTSPTLPIAICGGGLSEALCPYIPVDFLASTTRPQADSCAGALILIRRAVA; from the coding sequence ATGAGTCAAATTGAATATCTGATCGGTGTCGACGGTGGCGGTACCGGTACGCGCATCTGTATCTCCGGTCTCGACGGGATCGAGAAAATTCGCGCCGAAGCCGGTGCATCGGCGCTAGGGCAGGGGGTCGACAAGGCGTGGACCAATATCCTCCAGGCCATCAATGACGGTTTTGCCGCCATTGGCGTGACCGCGCCCGATTTCTCGCGTTGCGCGGTGGGTCTGGGTTTGTCGGGCGTACACAACCGTGCTTGGGCGGACGAGTTCGAACAGAAGAATCCGGGGTTCGCGAAGATCATCGTCGAGACCGACGGTTTTTCGACTTTGCTTGGTGCTCACAAGGGCGAATTCGGCGCGATCATTGCCATTGGCACCGGGTCGATCGGCGAAGCCTGGCTGGCCGACGGTACGCGGCTTGAAGTCGGCGGCTGGGGTTTCCCGACTTCGGACGAAGGTTCGGGGGCGTATCTCGGCCTCAAGGCGATCAACCATGTGCAGCGCGTGTTCGATGGCCGCCAGCCGGTGACCGATTTCAGCCGCAAGCTGATGAGCGTCGTTGGCGAAACCAAAGAAGCGATCTTCGCCTGGATGGGGCAGATGAAGCAGGGCGAATGCGCCTCGTTGTCGCCCATCGTGGTCGAGTTTGGCGAGCGTGATCTGGTGGCGGAGTCTTTTCTGCTCGATGCCGGTCGCGAAATCGAAATCATCGGCCAAGCGCTGCGCCGCACTTCGCCCACGCTGCCTATCGCGATTTGCGGTGGTGGCCTGTCCGAAGCGCTGTGCCCGTACATTCCGGTCGATTTTCTTGCCAGCACCACGCGGCCACAAGCCGATTCGTGTGCTGGTGCGCTGATTCTGATCCGCCGCGCAGTCGCCTGA
- a CDS encoding ATP-binding protein has product MNDAWLPSVLDLLARGERLLGEYERRLPALPPGNDWQAQAYRWRSFDGRGALQPVLHPHVITLDSLCNIERQKNLLVANTRQFVEGRLANNVLLTGSRGCGKSSLVKAAWNAFKDHGLRLIEVEKTHLTDLPDIVELVADRPERFILFCDDLSFEEGDWGYQALKTALDGSIAAPSANVLIYATSNRRHLVPEYFSENAQTRYDGDEIHVAEAIEEKVALSERFGLWLSFYGFDQNDYLNACKLWLRNFGITGWDEHTEREALQWAQGRGSRSGRVAWQFARDWSGKAG; this is encoded by the coding sequence ATGAATGACGCCTGGCTCCCCTCTGTTCTCGATCTGCTCGCCCGTGGCGAGCGCCTGCTCGGCGAGTACGAGCGTCGGCTGCCGGCGCTGCCGCCTGGCAACGACTGGCAGGCGCAAGCGTATCGCTGGCGCAGCTTTGATGGCCGCGGCGCGCTGCAGCCGGTCTTGCATCCGCATGTGATCACGCTCGATTCGCTGTGCAATATCGAGCGGCAAAAGAATCTGCTGGTCGCCAATACCCGTCAGTTCGTCGAAGGCCGGCTCGCCAACAACGTGCTGCTGACCGGTTCACGCGGTTGCGGCAAGAGTTCCTTGGTCAAGGCGGCATGGAACGCGTTCAAGGATCACGGCCTGCGGCTGATCGAGGTCGAAAAAACCCATCTGACCGATCTGCCCGACATCGTCGAGCTGGTCGCCGACCGGCCGGAACGTTTCATCCTGTTTTGCGACGACCTCAGTTTCGAGGAAGGCGATTGGGGTTATCAGGCGCTGAAGACCGCGCTCGACGGCTCGATAGCCGCGCCGAGCGCCAATGTACTGATTTACGCGACCTCGAACCGCCGCCATCTGGTGCCCGAGTATTTCAGCGAAAACGCCCAGACGCGCTACGACGGCGACGAGATCCATGTCGCCGAGGCGATCGAAGAAAAGGTCGCGCTGTCGGAACGCTTCGGCCTGTGGCTGTCGTTCTACGGTTTCGATCAGAACGACTACCTGAACGCGTGCAAGCTGTGGCTGCGGAATTTCGGCATCACCGGCTGGGATGAACACACCGAGCGCGAGGCGCTGCAATGGGCGCAAGGGCGCGGCTCGCGCAGCGGCCGGGTGGCGTGGCAGTTTGCGCGCGACTGGTCGGGCAAGGCCGGCTGA
- a CDS encoding ABC transporter substrate-binding protein, whose amino-acid sequence MKLKRSLALAAAVFAATSLNALAADKVQVEYWSNSLSPKFDSVMKELTGKFNASQTDIEAKWVDVPWDAFQARMVAAVASGTVPGLVNLPKPWMDQYAQSKMIVPITKQASSFKSVYTEGANKDMSYDGQIYGLPWYQVTGVLFYNKDLLAKAGVKEAPKSFSELMQTAKLVKEKTGVAGFAPKLNDGFSGWFLYEGLPVLKDGKAAFNSPAHVKLVEQFAAAYKSGVFPKDVFKMGFEEQIAAFGSQKIAMFAEGGHALKRTKTDAPKVYAETGVAGFPQAGGKTPFGGFLFLWSVPKGYKNVDAAVKLGKFLTNDEAQLAFAKASATFPSTNKALDDAYFQSGAKSADPVERATSVAATAIKASRTLTVSGLPDEAAMNKKLNDEVQAAVTGRKSAKQALDDAAAFWNGKLASK is encoded by the coding sequence ATGAAGTTGAAGCGTTCCCTTGCCTTGGCCGCTGCCGTATTCGCCGCCACCTCTCTCAACGCTCTGGCCGCCGACAAGGTGCAGGTCGAGTACTGGTCGAACAGCTTGTCGCCGAAATTCGACAGCGTCATGAAGGAGTTGACCGGCAAGTTCAACGCTTCACAGACCGATATCGAAGCCAAGTGGGTCGATGTGCCGTGGGATGCCTTCCAGGCTCGTATGGTCGCCGCAGTCGCCAGTGGCACCGTCCCGGGCCTGGTGAACCTGCCCAAGCCGTGGATGGATCAATACGCTCAATCGAAGATGATCGTGCCGATCACCAAGCAGGCGAGCAGCTTCAAGAGTGTTTATACCGAAGGCGCCAACAAGGATATGAGTTACGACGGTCAGATCTACGGTCTGCCGTGGTACCAGGTCACCGGCGTGCTGTTCTACAACAAGGACCTGCTGGCCAAGGCCGGCGTCAAGGAAGCCCCGAAGAGCTTCAGCGAGTTGATGCAGACCGCCAAGCTCGTCAAGGAAAAAACGGGCGTCGCCGGTTTTGCGCCGAAGCTGAACGATGGCTTTAGCGGCTGGTTCCTGTACGAAGGTCTGCCGGTGCTGAAGGATGGCAAGGCCGCGTTCAATAGCCCGGCCCACGTCAAGCTGGTCGAGCAGTTCGCCGCCGCCTACAAGAGCGGCGTGTTCCCGAAGGACGTCTTCAAGATGGGCTTCGAAGAACAGATCGCCGCGTTCGGCTCGCAGAAGATCGCGATGTTCGCTGAGGGCGGCCATGCGCTGAAGCGTACCAAGACCGATGCACCCAAGGTCTACGCCGAAACCGGCGTTGCAGGCTTCCCGCAAGCAGGCGGCAAGACCCCGTTCGGTGGTTTTCTGTTCCTGTGGTCGGTACCTAAGGGCTACAAGAACGTCGACGCTGCGGTCAAGCTCGGTAAGTTCCTGACCAACGACGAAGCGCAATTGGCCTTTGCCAAGGCGTCGGCTACTTTCCCGTCGACCAACAAGGCACTTGACGACGCTTACTTCCAGTCCGGTGCCAAGTCGGCCGATCCGGTCGAGCGTGCTACCTCGGTTGCGGCGACCGCGATCAAAGCATCGCGTACCTTGACCGTTTCCGGCCTGCCGGACGAAGCGGCGATGAACAAAAAGCTCAACGATGAAGTCCAGGCTGCCGTGACCGGTCGCAAGTCCGCCAAGCAGGCGCTGGATGACGCAGCGGCCTTCTGGAACGGCAAGCTCGCCAGCAAGTAA
- a CDS encoding carbohydrate ABC transporter permease: MKNSSSYTAIAYLFLAPALILMGIFTFWPVGYNTYLAFNNYSIADGVATWNNFEHFKYIAQEELFHNALKNSLLYLLVVPVIQVAALVVAKLVNNKLPGMTFFRAAYYIPVITAISIAGVVWANVYKYDGMLTWLLQSLHLVPQGPDGQIDWLGNPDIAIYMVMIFTFWKGIGYYMVLYLAGLQAIPAEVEEAAILDGANAWDRFWKITVPMVKPTILLCTLLSTIAAIKSFQEIIVLTKGQADTYTALYYVYDQAFRNYNFGRGAAAGLVVTFFCMMLAAVQFRFFSEKK; the protein is encoded by the coding sequence GTGAAAAACTCAAGCAGCTATACCGCCATTGCCTATCTGTTCTTGGCCCCCGCGCTAATTCTGATGGGTATCTTCACATTTTGGCCAGTAGGGTATAATACTTACCTGGCATTTAATAACTACAGCATTGCCGATGGCGTTGCGACATGGAACAACTTCGAGCATTTCAAGTACATTGCTCAGGAAGAACTGTTCCATAACGCGTTGAAGAATTCGCTGCTTTACCTGCTGGTTGTGCCGGTCATTCAGGTGGCTGCACTGGTTGTTGCCAAGCTGGTCAACAACAAGCTGCCGGGGATGACCTTCTTCCGCGCGGCGTATTACATCCCGGTCATTACCGCCATCTCGATTGCCGGTGTCGTTTGGGCCAACGTCTATAAGTACGACGGCATGCTCACTTGGCTGCTGCAGTCGCTGCATCTGGTGCCACAAGGCCCGGATGGTCAGATCGACTGGCTGGGTAATCCCGATATCGCCATTTACATGGTCATGATCTTTACCTTCTGGAAAGGTATCGGTTATTACATGGTCCTGTATCTTGCCGGTTTGCAAGCCATTCCGGCCGAGGTTGAAGAGGCCGCGATTCTGGATGGCGCCAATGCTTGGGATCGTTTCTGGAAAATCACCGTTCCAATGGTCAAGCCGACAATTTTGCTCTGTACGCTGTTGTCTACCATTGCCGCGATCAAATCCTTCCAGGAAATCATCGTGCTGACCAAGGGTCAGGCCGATACCTATACCGCGCTTTATTACGTGTACGACCAGGCATTCCGCAACTACAACTTCGGTCGTGGTGCCGCTGCCGGTCTGGTGGTGACCTTCTTCTGCATGATGCTCGCAGCCGTGCAGTTCCGTTTCTTCAGCGAGAAGAAGTAA
- a CDS encoding ABC transporter substrate-binding protein has translation MKLKKMLTVGAAIFGFAALQAQAATELEFWTMNLAPKFNGYFEQSVSKFNAANPGLQAKWVDMNWDQIQPKLIASIAAGNPPALVNFNVPWVHEYAQQGNILPLDQYLGADKNVYLAAALKDVTVNGKVYAFPWYNSVSVIAYNKDIFAKAGVKSAPKNFDQLVSDAKQIKAKTGLAAFAPKMGNMVGWFYYAGLPVVENGKAVFNSPKHVAFVQKFADLYKAGVMPKDVFKMEFEQEIAAYNSGKIAMMTTAPQALKRTETDAKAIYEKTGVAPFPADAGKMAFGAWMMDFVVPKGTKDPAAAAKLGKFLTSDEQQVAFSKATETTFPSTKKANLDSYFQAGAKSADAVDQARAVAAKSMENARTLTIAPGVLPDEAAMTKKLQDEVQSAIEGRKSVKSALDEVVAAWNEKLGKK, from the coding sequence ATGAAGCTCAAAAAAATGTTGACCGTTGGCGCGGCTATCTTCGGCTTCGCAGCGCTGCAAGCACAAGCTGCTACCGAACTCGAATTCTGGACCATGAACCTCGCACCGAAGTTCAATGGCTACTTCGAGCAGTCCGTTTCCAAGTTCAACGCTGCCAACCCGGGCCTGCAAGCCAAGTGGGTTGACATGAACTGGGATCAAATCCAGCCGAAGCTGATTGCTTCGATCGCTGCTGGCAACCCGCCGGCACTGGTCAACTTCAACGTGCCTTGGGTACATGAGTACGCTCAGCAAGGCAACATTCTGCCGCTGGACCAGTACCTCGGTGCTGACAAGAACGTTTACCTGGCTGCCGCCCTCAAGGACGTGACTGTCAATGGCAAGGTGTATGCCTTCCCGTGGTACAACTCGGTTTCGGTTATTGCCTACAACAAGGACATCTTCGCCAAGGCTGGCGTGAAGTCGGCTCCGAAGAACTTTGATCAGCTCGTCTCTGATGCTAAGCAAATCAAGGCCAAGACTGGTCTGGCTGCTTTCGCTCCGAAGATGGGCAACATGGTGGGCTGGTTCTACTACGCAGGTCTGCCGGTCGTTGAAAATGGCAAGGCAGTGTTCAACTCGCCGAAGCACGTTGCTTTCGTGCAGAAGTTTGCTGATCTGTACAAAGCTGGCGTGATGCCGAAAGACGTCTTCAAGATGGAATTCGAGCAAGAAATCGCTGCGTACAACTCGGGCAAGATCGCGATGATGACCACCGCGCCGCAAGCTCTGAAGCGTACCGAAACCGATGCCAAGGCTATCTACGAGAAGACCGGTGTTGCACCGTTCCCGGCTGATGCTGGCAAGATGGCATTCGGCGCCTGGATGATGGACTTCGTTGTACCGAAGGGCACCAAGGATCCGGCTGCAGCTGCAAAGCTGGGCAAGTTCCTGACCTCGGATGAACAGCAAGTTGCGTTCTCGAAGGCTACCGAAACGACCTTCCCGTCGACCAAGAAGGCTAACCTCGACTCCTACTTCCAAGCTGGTGCCAAGAGCGCCGATGCGGTTGACCAGGCTCGTGCCGTTGCTGCCAAGTCGATGGAAAATGCTCGCACTCTGACCATTGCTCCGGGCGTGCTGCCGGATGAAGCTGCAATGACCAAGAAGTTGCAAGACGAAGTTCAAAGCGCGATCGAAGGCCGCAAGTCGGTCAAGTCGGCTCTGGATGAAGTGGTTGCCGCTTGGAATGAGAAGCTCGGCAAGAAGTAA
- the cysB gene encoding HTH-type transcriptional regulator CysB gives MKLQQLRYLVEVAKQGLNVSEAAEKLHTSQPGISKQIRLLEDELGVQIFIRNGKRVVDVTAPGREILKISERMLMQAQNLKRIGEEFVNVEGGSLTIATTHTQARYALPKTIKAFLSRYPKVRLSIKQGSPTQISEMVVDGEADIAIATEGIDHYPELAMLDCYDWNRDVVVPKDHPLTGLTRPLTLADVAAYPLITYDFAFTGRNKINNAFEMAGLSPNVVLTAIDTDVIKTYVSLGLGVGIIAAMAFEPERDSNLVAINASHLFESSTTRIGLRRDAYLRGYAFDFISLFAPQLTREIVQGALMCDVDDAD, from the coding sequence ATGAAACTGCAACAGCTGCGCTATCTCGTCGAAGTCGCCAAACAGGGTCTCAATGTCTCCGAGGCGGCCGAAAAACTGCACACATCACAGCCAGGAATTTCCAAGCAGATCCGTCTGCTGGAGGATGAACTGGGTGTGCAGATCTTCATCCGCAACGGCAAGCGCGTGGTCGACGTGACCGCGCCGGGCCGCGAGATCCTGAAGATTTCCGAGCGGATGCTGATGCAGGCGCAGAACCTCAAGCGCATCGGCGAAGAGTTCGTCAATGTCGAGGGCGGCAGCCTGACCATCGCCACCACGCACACGCAGGCGCGCTATGCGCTGCCGAAGACGATCAAGGCCTTTTTGTCGCGCTATCCGAAGGTGCGGCTGTCGATCAAGCAAGGCAGCCCGACCCAGATCAGTGAAATGGTCGTCGACGGCGAGGCCGATATCGCCATCGCCACCGAGGGCATCGACCACTATCCCGAACTGGCGATGCTCGATTGCTACGACTGGAACCGCGATGTGGTCGTCCCCAAGGATCATCCGCTCACCGGATTGACCCGGCCGCTGACCTTGGCCGACGTCGCCGCCTACCCGCTGATCACCTACGATTTCGCGTTTACCGGGCGCAACAAGATCAACAATGCGTTTGAAATGGCGGGCCTGTCGCCAAACGTGGTGCTGACGGCCATCGACACCGACGTCATCAAGACCTATGTATCGCTGGGGCTGGGCGTCGGCATTATCGCGGCGATGGCCTTCGAGCCTGAGCGCGACAGCAACCTGGTGGCGATCAATGCCAGCCATCTGTTCGAGTCGTCGACCACGCGCATTGGCCTGCGCCGCGATGCCTATCTGCGCGGCTATGCCTTCGATTTCATCTCGCTGTTCGCGCCACAACTGACACGCGAGATCGTTCAGGGTGCGCTGATGTGCGATGTCGACGATGCCGACTGA
- a CDS encoding NUDIX domain-containing protein, with the protein MQDDQHLIETRIDGERVYDGALLHINRDNVRLPDGSQAVREYVVHPGAVMVIPVLPDGRLLMERQFRYPLNRVFIEFPAGKLDAGESLLACAQRELEEETGYTAAQWDYLGLIHPVISYATEEIHLFLARELTAGEAKLDEGEFVETVAISLNALVAGVLDGTITDAKTVAGVFWAQQKR; encoded by the coding sequence ATGCAAGACGACCAGCACCTGATCGAAACCCGTATTGATGGTGAACGCGTTTACGACGGCGCGTTGCTGCATATCAACCGCGATAACGTGCGCTTGCCCGATGGCAGTCAGGCGGTGCGCGAATATGTGGTGCATCCCGGTGCGGTGATGGTGATTCCGGTGCTGCCGGATGGGCGCTTGCTGATGGAGCGGCAGTTCCGCTATCCGCTGAACCGGGTGTTCATCGAGTTTCCGGCCGGCAAGCTCGACGCCGGCGAGTCGCTGCTGGCCTGCGCGCAGCGCGAACTTGAAGAAGAAACCGGCTATACCGCCGCCCAGTGGGATTACCTCGGCCTGATCCATCCGGTCATCAGCTACGCGACCGAGGAGATTCATTTATTCCTCGCGCGCGAGCTGACGGCGGGCGAGGCGAAGCTCGACGAGGGAGAGTTCGTCGAAACGGTGGCGATTTCGCTCAATGCGCTGGTCGCCGGCGTGCTCGACGGAACGATCACCGATGCCAAAACGGTGGCCGGTGTCTTCTGGGCACAGCAGAAGCGCTGA
- a CDS encoding YfaZ family outer membrane protein: protein MQHLKKALFAALLAVSATAAQAIEVNGSAGDAYQHIDGNASMLGIDFSADWTHNDHKGEVGGVGIGIKLPVPVVDIALGGKAVYLSPTDMDTEYAAALGGRFTVPLGEHFAMYGSAYYAPDGFASGNVKTFTDAAIGVRWNIIKPVSIDVGYRYTAIDRDNGGEIRIADGVYGGLGVRF, encoded by the coding sequence ATGCAACACCTCAAAAAAGCGCTGTTTGCGGCCCTCCTGGCCGTCTCGGCCACCGCCGCCCAGGCCATCGAAGTCAACGGTAGCGCCGGTGACGCGTATCAGCACATCGACGGCAATGCATCCATGCTCGGGATCGATTTCTCGGCCGACTGGACCCACAACGATCACAAGGGCGAAGTGGGTGGCGTGGGCATCGGCATCAAACTGCCGGTACCGGTGGTCGACATCGCCCTCGGCGGCAAGGCCGTGTACCTGTCGCCGACCGATATGGATACCGAATACGCGGCAGCACTCGGTGGCCGTTTCACCGTGCCGCTGGGCGAGCACTTTGCCATGTACGGCAGCGCCTATTACGCGCCGGACGGTTTTGCCAGCGGCAACGTCAAGACCTTTACCGACGCAGCCATCGGCGTGCGCTGGAACATCATCAAACCGGTTTCGATCGACGTTGGTTACCGCTACACCGCGATCGACCGCGACAACGGCGGTGAGATCCGCATCGCCGACGGCGTCTACGGCGGGCTGGGCGTGCGTTTCTAA
- a CDS encoding phosphoadenylyl-sulfate reductase, translated as MSMEDKLAVTVALLKRIAAEYSPAVFANSYGAEDMVITDLIARHEIGIDIFSLDTGRLPTETYDLMQKTGEQYPAKKVLVFFPRAESVEAYVNRNGINAFYDSVDLRKECCRIRKLEPLARALSGKKAWVTGLRREQSPTRTDMAHQEFDDGNGMEKFNPLLEWTEKDVWAYIKANKVPYNALHDKHYPSIGCAPCTRSIAAGEDVRAGRWWWENPEFKECGLHAKH; from the coding sequence ATGAGCATGGAAGACAAGCTGGCGGTAACCGTGGCGCTGCTCAAGCGCATTGCCGCCGAATACAGCCCGGCGGTATTCGCCAACTCGTACGGCGCCGAGGACATGGTGATCACCGACCTGATCGCCCGGCATGAAATCGGCATCGACATTTTCAGTCTCGATACCGGCCGCTTGCCGACCGAAACGTACGACCTGATGCAGAAAACCGGTGAGCAGTATCCGGCGAAGAAAGTGCTGGTGTTCTTTCCGCGCGCCGAGTCGGTGGAGGCGTATGTGAACCGGAACGGCATCAATGCCTTTTACGATTCGGTCGATCTGCGCAAGGAGTGCTGCCGTATCCGCAAGCTCGAGCCGCTGGCACGTGCCTTGTCGGGCAAGAAGGCTTGGGTGACCGGCTTGCGGCGCGAGCAATCGCCGACGCGTACCGATATGGCGCATCAGGAGTTCGATGACGGCAACGGGATGGAGAAATTCAATCCGCTGCTTGAATGGACCGAGAAAGACGTCTGGGCCTACATCAAGGCCAACAAGGTGCCGTACAACGCGCTGCACGATAAACACTATCCGTCGATTGGATGCGCGCCCTGTACCCGCTCGATTGCAGCGGGAGAGGACGTCCGCGCCGGCCGCTGGTGGTGGGAAAACCCCGAATTCAAGGAATGTGGTTTGCACGCAAAGCACTGA
- a CDS encoding GntR family transcriptional regulator — translation MQAPAKLLVLKPDPDSATPLYLQLGHKLAAAIHAGFWKADDPLPSERTFCEVLGVSRVTARKALDLLYEQGMIIRRQGAGTYITPKLEQSLTRLTNLSEVLKQRGFTPGSKWLRREVATATPEELLKLNLAPNSRVSRLLRVRTASDVIMAIEETTLPYHLVPEPAEVGDSLYEFMRDRRLGVVRAIQNIGAINASEALATLANVPLGSAMLHLTRVGFLENGTAVELTHSYFRSDYYDFVVELHC, via the coding sequence ATGCAAGCACCCGCCAAATTGCTCGTCCTCAAGCCCGATCCGGACAGTGCGACGCCGCTTTACCTCCAGCTTGGCCACAAGCTCGCGGCAGCGATTCATGCGGGCTTCTGGAAAGCCGATGATCCGTTGCCGTCCGAGCGCACTTTTTGCGAGGTGCTCGGCGTTTCGCGCGTGACCGCGCGCAAGGCGCTCGATCTCCTGTACGAGCAGGGCATGATCATCCGGCGCCAGGGGGCGGGAACTTACATCACGCCGAAGCTTGAGCAGTCACTGACCCGGCTGACCAATTTGTCGGAAGTGCTCAAACAGCGCGGTTTTACGCCGGGCTCGAAATGGCTCAGGCGTGAAGTTGCCACCGCGACGCCCGAGGAGCTGCTCAAGCTCAATCTGGCACCCAACAGCCGGGTGAGCCGGCTACTGCGGGTGCGTACCGCCAGCGATGTGATCATGGCGATTGAGGAAACCACGCTGCCCTATCATCTGGTGCCCGAGCCGGCCGAGGTAGGGGATTCTCTTTATGAATTTATGCGTGATCGCCGCCTTGGTGTTGTACGTGCGATACAAAATATCGGCGCAATCAATGCGTCCGAAGCACTGGCAACGCTCGCCAATGTGCCGCTGGGATCCGCCATGCTCCACCTGACTCGGGTTGGATTTCTTGAAAATGGCACGGCTGTTGAGCTTACGCATTCGTACTTCCGTAGCGATTACTACGATTTTGTTGTTGAGCTTCACTGTTAA
- a CDS encoding carbohydrate ABC transporter permease, with the protein MATSRTTRRALALIGQYAGLIAFAIFTCFPFVWALSVGLSADPSNTWLFPRSFWPTEPSLMWFERVFTEMPFLDYLKNSTVMSLWTIVAVAVISVLAGYPLARLKFPGRNLIFVGIIATMMLPSEVNIIPNFITLKHMGLLDSYWGAIIPNFAGAFGIFLMKQAFEQIPQDLIDAARVDGATELQILWRVMVPVSAPSIAALSIFTLVNAWNDYLWPSIVITTRDKLPLAVGVFNDLTGPFAVSTSLVMAAIVMTVLPVLIFFAFTQRYFISGLDGAVK; encoded by the coding sequence ATGGCTACTAGTCGCACGACCCGGCGCGCGCTGGCATTGATCGGGCAATATGCCGGTCTGATCGCCTTCGCTATCTTTACCTGCTTCCCGTTTGTCTGGGCGCTGTCGGTGGGTCTGTCTGCCGATCCGTCCAACACCTGGCTGTTCCCGCGGTCGTTCTGGCCAACCGAGCCGAGCCTGATGTGGTTCGAACGCGTCTTTACCGAGATGCCGTTTCTGGATTACCTGAAGAACTCGACCGTCATGTCGTTGTGGACGATTGTTGCGGTGGCGGTGATTTCGGTGCTGGCGGGTTACCCGCTGGCGCGGCTGAAATTCCCGGGTCGTAATCTGATTTTCGTTGGCATCATCGCAACCATGATGCTGCCGTCCGAAGTCAACATCATTCCGAACTTCATCACCCTCAAGCATATGGGGCTGCTGGACAGCTACTGGGGCGCGATCATCCCGAACTTTGCCGGTGCATTCGGCATTTTCCTGATGAAGCAGGCGTTCGAGCAGATTCCGCAAGACCTGATTGATGCTGCCCGTGTGGATGGTGCGACCGAGTTGCAGATCCTCTGGCGTGTGATGGTGCCGGTTTCGGCGCCGTCGATTGCCGCGCTGTCGATCTTCACTCTCGTTAACGCGTGGAACGATTACCTCTGGCCTTCGATCGTGATCACGACCCGCGACAAGTTGCCGCTGGCTGTCGGTGTGTTTAACGACCTGACCGGCCCGTTCGCGGTGTCGACCAGCCTCGTGATGGCCGCGATCGTCATGACCGTTCTGCCGGTTCTGATCTTCTTCGCCTTCACGCAGCGCTACTTTATCTCCGGCCTCGACGGTGCAGTGAAGTAA
- a CDS encoding sulfite exporter TauE/SafE family protein, whose product MELAYIIAGLVVGFVVGMTGVGGGSLMTPILLFFGISPATAVGTDLLYAAITKSGGVVVHQRARNIDWRITGWLAAGSVPAAALTVLLLHNWHGDIDTVNRVIKTGLGIALLLTSVAIVFKQKLLKLAQRHASDWLSMPDSSRNVYTVVVGILLGVIVTLTSIGAGALGTVALFMLYPLLPTTRLVGTEIAHAVPLTLVAGLGHMGLGNIDWHLLGNLLVGSLPAIYLGSRLAGRVPDHVLRPLLAVMLVVTGAKLVF is encoded by the coding sequence ATGGAACTGGCTTACATCATTGCAGGACTCGTTGTGGGCTTCGTGGTCGGCATGACCGGCGTCGGCGGGGGCTCGCTGATGACGCCTATCCTGCTGTTTTTCGGCATCAGCCCGGCCACTGCAGTCGGCACCGATTTGCTCTATGCCGCGATTACCAAATCGGGCGGCGTGGTCGTGCACCAGCGTGCCCGTAACATCGACTGGCGCATCACCGGCTGGCTCGCCGCCGGCAGTGTGCCGGCCGCTGCGTTGACGGTGTTGCTGCTGCATAACTGGCATGGCGATATCGATACCGTGAACCGGGTCATCAAAACCGGTCTGGGCATCGCCCTGCTGCTGACTTCGGTTGCGATTGTCTTCAAGCAGAAACTGTTGAAACTGGCACAACGCCACGCCAGCGACTGGTTGTCGATGCCCGATTCGAGCCGCAATGTTTACACCGTTGTGGTGGGCATTTTGCTCGGCGTGATCGTCACGCTCACCTCGATCGGTGCTGGCGCCTTGGGGACTGTCGCCCTCTTCATGTTGTATCCGCTGCTGCCGACAACGCGCCTCGTCGGCACCGAAATCGCCCATGCGGTGCCGCTGACGCTGGTCGCCGGTCTTGGTCACATGGGGCTTGGTAATATCGATTGGCATCTGCTCGGCAACCTTTTGGTCGGCTCCCTGCCGGCGATTTACTTAGGCAGCCGCTTGGCCGGCCGTGTTCCCGACCATGTGCTGCGCCCGCTGCTGGCGGTGATGCTGGTGGTGACCGGCGCCAAGCTGGTATTTTGA